In one window of Gossypium arboreum isolate Shixiya-1 chromosome 4, ASM2569848v2, whole genome shotgun sequence DNA:
- the LOC108460766 gene encoding auxin transporter-like protein 2, which yields MLPQKQAEEAIVSNLTEMELETREEEKDEEEQQSLFSVKNLLWHGGSAWDAWFSCASNQVAQVLLTLPYSFSQLGMLSGILLQIFYGLMGSWTAYIISVLYIEYRSRKEKENVSFKNHVIQWFEVLDGLLGPYWKAAGLAFNCTFLLFGSVIQLIACASNIYYINDKLDKRTWTYIFGACCATTVFIPSFHNYRIWSFLGLGMTTYTAWYLAIAAFVHGQVDGVTHSGPKKLVLYFTGATNILYTFGGHAVTVEIMHAMWKPQKFKYIYLLATLYVFTLTLPSASAVYWAFGDELLNHSNAFSLLPKNGFRDAAVILMLIHQFITFGFACTPLYFVWEKVIGMHDTKSICLRALARLPVVIPIWFLAIIFPFFGPINSAVGALLVSFTVYIIPALAHMLTYRKASARQNAAEKPPFFMPSWTAMYAFNAFIVVWVLVVGFGFGGWASMTNFIRQIDTFGLFAKCYQCKPPPPTGAAAAAANHH from the exons ATGCTGCCTCAGAAGCAAGCAGAAGAAGCAATAGTCTCAAACTTAACCGAGATGGAGCTTGAAACCagagaagaagagaaagatgaagaaGAACAACAATCATTGTTTAGTGTTAAAAACCTCCTCTGGCATGGTGGCTCAGCTTGGGATGCCTGGTTCAGCTGCGCTTCCAATCAA GTGGCTCAAGTGCTGTTGACACTACCCTATTCTTTCTCTCAACTGGGTATGCTGTCGGGAATTCTGCTTCAGATATTCTATGGACTAATGGGAAGCTGGACTGCCTATATCATCAGTGTGCTCTATATAGAGTACAGAAGCAGGAAAGAGAAAGAGAACGTCAGCTTCAAGAACCATGTCATCCAG TGGTTTGAAGTGCTTGATGGGCTGCTGGGTCCATACTGGAAGGCAGCTGGACTTGCCTTCAACTGTACCTTCCTCTTATTCGGATCTGTCATACAACTTATAGCTTGTGCAAG CAATATTTACTACATCAATGATAAATTGGACAAAAGGACATGGACCTATATTTTTGGAGCTTGCTGCGCAACCACAGTTTTCATTCCTTCCTTTCACAACTACCGTATTTGGTCTTTCCTAGGTCTTGGGATGACCACCTATACGGCCTGGTACTTGGCAATAGCTGCCTTTGTTCACGGTCAG GTTGACGGAGTTACGCACAGCGGTCCAAAAAAGTTAGTGCTCTACTTCACCGGAGCCACCAACATTCTATACACCTTTGGGGGACATGCTGTGACGGT GGAAATCATGCATGCAATGTGGAAGCCTCAAAAATTCAAGTACATATACTTATTGGCCACATTATATGTATTTACCTTAACCCTTCCATCCGCTTCTGCCGTCTACTGGGCATTCGGGGACGAGCTGCTCAACCATTCCAACGCCTTCTCTCTCCTCCCCAAGAATGGTTTCCGTGATGCTGCCGTCATCTTAATGCTTATTCACCAG TTCATAACATTTGGGTTTGCCTGCACTCCATTATACTTCGTGTGGGAGAAGGTGATTGGGATGCACGACACAAAAAGCATATGTTTGAGGGCGCTGGCAAGGCTGCCAGTGGTGATTCCAATCTGGTTCCTGGCCATCATCTTCCCCTTTTTCGGCCCCATAAACTCCGCAGTCGGTGCTCTTTTGGTCAGCTTCACCGTCTACATCATCCCAGCTTTAGCCCATATGCTCACCTACAGAAAAGCCTCTGCTCGACAG AATGCAGCAGAAAAGCCTCCGTTCTTCATGCCAAGCTGGACTGCAATGTATGCCTTCAATGCCTTCATAGTGGTGTGGGTTTTGGTGGTTGGATTTGGGTTCGGTGGATGGGCTAGCATGACCAATTTCATCAGGCAAATCGACACTTTCGGCTTGTTCGCTAAGTGCTATCAATGCAAGCCACCTCCACCAACCGGAGCAGCAGCAGCTGCTGCAAACCACCACTGA